Proteins encoded together in one Drosophila albomicans strain 15112-1751.03 chromosome 2R, ASM965048v2, whole genome shotgun sequence window:
- the LOC117575209 gene encoding LOW QUALITY PROTEIN: solute carrier family 22 member 3 (The sequence of the model RefSeq protein was modified relative to this genomic sequence to represent the inferred CDS: deleted 1 base in 1 codon): protein MMTEIYPVHGDNPKSRRSSPHPDALAQISYIHGGQDTECREQTNQGEPDDIIAQILGKFGIWQLRSVLIIFLCKIPAAWFMACIIFTAPDIYPNEEFSCDTSAYGAMDNCSVSEDQCSVLVSYGDGNYAVRQCQQFHYAQSFHSLIMEFDLVCLCDIFVAWSQYWHLFGMFVGGVVATRLMRVVSPRRVYISGIWALLCCGVATGLVNDFSLHCSFRCLSAVSCSLMMTAGQTIFTDITSGKYRQGVLLLYETFWSLGIIVLPAIAVGAHSWRQIYIGITSLPFIIVLLLPWLPDSPRWQLQRSVSLDAAVEHVMNLLHYAASINDRNSKIPYDLEIQLQHLGEKLRAQPPPARWLELWHGHKRAKLHMLATHMALATFLIGHMGLLLNIRSFGRDYLSPNTMVVGVFEILGCILAMYLTFKHNAHKWQWAGGFCIVVDCVGCFCWFFTHVEIPEIYEIALWMFFAVLPKAGISCAQAMILTCMGESLPPEKRAPFAFSVVTWARVWLLSASFLTVLKELNIALSLSTFCVLVILGGICTCCLRTPVNSEQEADRQQEEQYNDAVSFNTHL, encoded by the exons ATGATGACTGAAATCTACCCCGTTCATGGCGACAATCCCAAGTCGCGTCGTTCGTCGCCACATCCCGATGCCTTGGCTCAGATATCCTACATACACGGTGGCCAGGATACGGAATGCAGGGAGCAGACAAATCAAGGCGAGCCCGACGACATTATCGCACAGATTCTTggaaaatttggtatatggcAACTGCGCTCCGTGCTGATCATCTTCCTCTGCAAAATTCCCGCCGCGTGGTTTATGGCCTGCATCATCTTCACGGCACCGGACATCTATCCCAACGAGGAGTTCAGCTGCGATACCAGCGCCTATGGCGCCATGGATAACTGCAGCGTCAGTGAAGATCAATGTTCCGTGTTGGTATCCTACGGTGATGGCAACTATGCGGTGCGACAATGCCAACAGTTCCACTATGCCCAAAGCTTTCACTCGCTGATCATGGAATTCGACCTGGTCTGTTTGTGTGACATATTTGTGGCCTGGTCGCAGTACTGGCATCTCTTTGGCATGTTTGTCGGCGGCGTGGTTGCCACGCGTCTGATGCGGGTCGTCAGTCCACGGCGTGTCTACATCTCTGGCATCTGggctctgctctgctgtggTGTGGCAACTGGTCTAGTCAATGATTTCAGTTTGCACTGCTCGTTTCGTTGCCTGTCGGCTGTGTCCTGTTCCCTTATGATGACTGCTGGTCAGACCATTT TTACGGACATTACATCGGGTAAGTATCGTCAGGGCGTGCTGCTGCTTTATGAAACTTTCTGGTCCCTTGGCATCATCGTACTTCCTGCGATTGCTGTTGGTGCTCACAGTTGGCGGCAGATTTATATTGGGATTACGTCGCTGCCTTTTATCATAGTCTTGCTGCTGCCCTGGTTACCAGACTCGCCACGCTGGCAGCTCCAGCGATCCGTATCCCTGGATGCCGCAGTGGAGCACGTAATGAACCTACTTCATTATGCAGCCAGCATAAATGATCGCAACTCCAAGATACCTTACGACTTGGAAATACAGTTGCAACATCTGGGCGAGAAGCTCCGCGCTCAGCCGCCTCCTGCTCGTTGGCTAGAGCTATGGCATGGTCACAAACGGGCCAAGCTCCATATGCTGGCCACCCACATGGCCCTGGCCACATTCCTCATCGGTCACATGGGTCTGCTGCTCAACATACGCTCCTTTGGACGCGACTATCTGTCACCCAATACCATGGTGGTTGGTGTCTTCGAAATTCTAGGCTGCATTTTAGCCATGTACTTGACGTTTAAGCACAATGCCCACAAGTGGCAATGGGCGGGCGGCTTCTGCATTGTG GTGGATTGCGTGGGATGCTTTTGCTGGTTCTTTACTCATGTCGAGA TACCCGAAATCTATGAGATTGCTCTATGGATGTTTTTTGCCGTACTACCCAAAGCTGGCATCTCGTGTGCCCAAGCCATGATACTAACCTGCATGGGCGAGTCTTTGCCGCCCGAGAAACGTGCTCCGTTCGCTTTCTCTGTCGTCACATGGGCACGTGTTTGGCTGCTTTCCGCCTCGTTTCTCACAGTACTCAAGGAGCTCAACATCGCCCTGTCGCTGTCCACTTTCTGTGTGCTCGTCATATTGGGCGGAATCTGCACTTGTTGCCTCCGCACCCCGGTGAACAGTGAACAGGAAGCGGATAGGCAACAAGAAGAGCAATACAACGATGCTGTCAGTTTTAATACGCATTTGTAG
- the LOC117576299 gene encoding putative fatty acyl-CoA reductase CG5065 yields MATQLHLCYQSEHMCQSMEIVSMEPKMDLYREAIVFITGATGFVGKALLEKLLWSFPQIKRIYMLIRPKGGITAEQRFQNFLQNGIFERLRSSYPERLKKIAFFPGNIEDDNFGLNELDRLELCAQVNIIFHSAATVRFNECLKVAARVNSVATYNLLEMCKEMPQLKSFLYVSTAYCNPGRKYVDERIYPTLPPVDWLQFLTCTKKIPDEYLNRMADYIKGPHVNTYTFTKSIAEQIVNSYKDLIPIVIVRPSIVTAAYKEPYPGWIDNIQAISGIMMEIGKGGISSILGDKNLICDIIPVDFVVNAMIMMVHKAQLGSISICNATSGVTNPISWQRLGQLTMKWSRIYPTKRMIMFPNFKYRRSALKHEVAVWLLHFVPAILMDLSTLVLKKKKRLVTPIASKFRQACLAGSFFSLNEWIFKNRSRYYFKDLIENGTFPMLYWNLDELNYDDYVRRHMIGINKYLHREKSTINANKMHVTRVYWFWVFAHLFFYMLIAYVLML; encoded by the exons ATGGCAACTCAGTTGCATTTATGCTACCAAAGTGAACACATGTGCCAAAGTATGGAGATCGTTAGTATGGAACCAAAAATGGATCTCTACCGAGAGGCAATCGTCTTTATAACAG GTGCCACGGGATTTGTGGGAAAGGCCTTGCTGGAGAAGTTGCTCTGGAGTTTTCCACAAATCAAACGTATCTATATGCTCATTCGACCCAAAGGCGGCATTACCGCCGAGCAGCGTTTCCAGAACTTTTTGCAAAATGGGATCTTTGAACGATTGCGCAGTTCGTATCCCGAACGCCTCAAGAAAATCGCCTTTTTTCCTGGCAACATTGAAGATGACAACTTTG GTTTAAATGAGCTCGACAGACTTGAGCTCTGCGCCCAGGTGAACATTATTTTCCACAGCGCGGCGACA GTGCGATTTAATGAGTGTCTAAAGGTAGCAGCACGTGTCAATTCAGTTGCCACCTACAATCTGCTCGAGATGTGCAAGGAGATGCCACAATTGAAG AGCTTTCTCTATGTTTCCACCGCTTACTGCAATCCGGGACGCAAGTATGTTGATGAGCGGATCTATCCAACACTGCCGCCAGTGGATTGGCTGCAGTTCCTCACCTGCACCAAGAAGATACCCGACGAGTATCTCAATAGAATGGCTGACTATATAAAGGGACCGCATGTGAATACTTACACCTTCACTAAGTCAATAGCCGAGCAGATCGTCAACTCCTACAAGGACCTAATACCCATTGTTATTGTTCGTCCTTCGATTGTGACGGCTGCGTACAAGGAACCGTATCCGGGATGGATTGATAATATTCAGGCAATCAGTGGGATTATGATGGAAATTGGCAAGGGCGGAATTAGCAGCATATTGGGCGATAAGAATCTTATCTGCGATATTATCCCTGTGGATTTTGTAGTCAATGCCATGATCATGATGGTGCACAAAGCTCAGCTGGGCAG CATCAGCATTTGCAATGCCACTTCGGGTGTTACGAATCCCATCAGCTGGCAGAGATTGGGTCAACTCACCATGAAATGGTCACGCATTTATCCCACCAAACGCATGATCATGTTTCCCAACTTCAAGTATCGTCGCAGTGCTCTCAAGCATGAAGTTGCAGTGTGGTTGCTGCACTTTGTGCCCGCTATCCTGATGGACCTTTCCACTCTGGtattgaagaagaagaagcgacTTGTTACTCCGATTGCCAGCAAATTTCGACAAGCCTGTTTGGCGG GGAGCTTCTTTTCGCTCAATGAATGGATCTTTAAGAATCGCAGTAGATATTACTTCAAGGATCTGATTGAGAATGGCACATTTCCCATGCTTTATTGGAATCTGGATGAACTGAACTATGATGACTACGTACGGCGCCATATGATTGGCATTAATAAATATCTACATCGTGAAAAGTCGACAATTAATGCGAATAAAATGCATGTGACAAG AGTCTATTGGTTTTGGGTCTTCGCGcatcttttcttttatatgtTGATTGCCTATGTGCTTATGTTGTAG